The region CTGTTATGCTCAGCTCAGACTAGAAGAAGAAATAGTTGCAAAGCGCGGAGATAGATTTATAATAAGATTTTATTCTCCAATGATGACTATAGGGGGAGGAGAAATATTAGAACCAAATCCACCTAAAAGAAAGAGATTTGATGAAGAGGTAATAAAAGAGCTAGAAATCAAGGAAACAGGTGATATTGCCGATATTATAGAAAAGATAATCAAGGATAAGAGCAAGCACTTTCCGAATGTAAAAGACATATCTGTTTTAACTGTTATGACTGAAGAAAGAATATTAAAGACTATAGATGAACTTAGCAAAGATCATAAGGTACTAACTTTTAGTTTGCTTAAAGATTTGTACATAATTCATAAAGATTATGGTGACTATTTATCCGAAAAAATTACTGAAGAGTTAAAAAAATTCCATGAGAAAAATCCTTTGAAATCTGGTATGCCTAAGGAAGAAATAAGAAGCAAGTACTTAGGTTTAGCTAAACAAAAACTAGGAGATAGCTTTATTAACATGCTTATAAAAGATGATATAATAAAGCCTATTAATGAAAACTTAGCCTTAAAAGACTTTGAAGTTAAATTTAATATAGCTCAAAATGAGATTAAAGAAAAAATAGAAAAAATCTTTCTTGACAGTAGATTTACAGCCTTAAAAAGAGAAGAAATTTATGATTATCTAAAATACGAAAAGAAAGCTATAGACCAGGTTTTTGGTGCCCTAATTGATATGGGTATATTGATAAGGTTTAAGGAAGAAAATATTGTACATAAAGAGTCATATGCTGAAGCAATTACAAAGACAAAGGACTTTATTAGGACTAATGGCTCTATTTCAGTAGCACAGCTAAGAGATTTGCTTAATACAAATAGAAAGTTTGCTATTGCTTTTATAGAGTATCTCGATGATATAAAGATTACTAAACGTGTTGGAGACACAAGAGTATTATCATAGATTAACTTATTTCTTTAAAAAAGAGGATTAATTAAATCAATATAGAATTTAGTTTAGTATAGTAATAAGTGTTTTGTTATTAAAACAGGGGTTGAGGTGATACAATGGACACCAAGATTTTAATCGTAGACGATGAAGCTTTGTTGGTAAAGGGGTTAAAATATAGCTTAGAGCAAGACGGATATGATATTGACGTTGCATATGATGGATTAGAGGCATATGATAGATTTAAAAAAGAGAATTATGATTTGATATTGTTAGACCTAATGCTTCCGGGAATAG is a window of Proteiniborus ethanoligenes DNA encoding:
- the selB gene encoding selenocysteine-specific translation elongation factor; its protein translation is MKNVIIGTAGHIDHGKTTLIKAITGRETDRLKEEKERGISIELGFTYFDLPSGRRAGIIDVPGHEKFIKNMLSGVMGIDVVVLAIAADEGIMPQTKEHLDILNLLGIEKGLIALTKSDLVDEEWLALVEEDIRERIKGTFLEESPIIPVSSTTKMGIQEVIETIDELTEEVKERDITGTSILPVDRVFSMQGFGSIVTGTLTSGKFEIGEEIQVFPGNKTGRIRSIQVHGSDSNTAYAGQRVAINIAGLKKTEIERGNVIAPIGSMEPTMMVDVKLKLLKDSQRIIDNRTRLRLYIGSSEVLCRVVFLDREQMTPGESCYAQLRLEEEIVAKRGDRFIIRFYSPMMTIGGGEILEPNPPKRKRFDEEVIKELEIKETGDIADIIEKIIKDKSKHFPNVKDISVLTVMTEERILKTIDELSKDHKVLTFSLLKDLYIIHKDYGDYLSEKITEELKKFHEKNPLKSGMPKEEIRSKYLGLAKQKLGDSFINMLIKDDIIKPINENLALKDFEVKFNIAQNEIKEKIEKIFLDSRFTALKREEIYDYLKYEKKAIDQVFGALIDMGILIRFKEENIVHKESYAEAITKTKDFIRTNGSISVAQLRDLLNTNRKFAIAFIEYLDDIKITKRVGDTRVLS